The following coding sequences lie in one Armatimonadota bacterium genomic window:
- a CDS encoding YchF/TatD family DNA exonuclease: protein MGEGARRRADLHRQRGEQSDVSAQPATRVPAGVRLCGLLKTVLIETHCHIHNPENFEDPDAVVEEARQAGVEKIVVVGCEPKDWLVVEAFIEKHDDVYGICGWHPNYTAEFDPIELPKLIRILKHPKVLALGEIGLDYHWDYSPPMIQLEALKAQLRLAEEMTLPVVFHAREAYSDLLDVLEKGPRLKYLFHCFAGTKDDARRALRLGSLFGCDGPITYKKSDELREVFAFIPPHKIVLETDSPYMSPEPFRGKRNTPANLPIINRKLAELHGMSEDEMAAQTTLNARDFFGF, encoded by the coding sequence TTGGGCGAAGGAGCGCGGCGTCGAGCAGATCTTCACAGACAACGAGGAGAACAATCCGATGTTTCAGCTCAACCTGCAACTCGGGTTCCGGCGGGTGTTCGACTATGTGGTTTACTCAAAACCGTGCTGATCGAGACCCACTGCCATATCCATAACCCGGAGAACTTCGAAGACCCCGATGCGGTGGTTGAGGAGGCTCGACAGGCAGGAGTCGAGAAGATCGTGGTCGTGGGGTGCGAACCGAAAGACTGGCTAGTGGTTGAGGCTTTCATCGAGAAGCATGACGACGTGTACGGCATCTGTGGTTGGCATCCAAACTACACGGCCGAGTTCGACCCGATCGAACTACCGAAATTGATCCGCATTCTGAAGCACCCCAAGGTTTTGGCCTTGGGGGAGATCGGACTGGATTACCATTGGGACTATTCGCCGCCGATGATCCAGTTGGAGGCGCTGAAGGCTCAGTTGCGGCTGGCAGAGGAGATGACTCTGCCGGTGGTGTTCCATGCGCGGGAGGCGTATTCGGACCTCTTGGATGTTTTGGAAAAGGGTCCGCGGCTGAAGTACCTGTTCCACTGCTTTGCAGGGACGAAGGATGACGCCCGTCGGGCGTTGCGGCTCGGGTCGCTGTTTGGATGCGATGGCCCCATTACGTACAAGAAATCGGATGAGCTAAGGGAGGTCTTTGCGTTCATTCCGCCTCACAAGATCGTGCTGGAGACGGACAGTCCGTACATGTCACCTGAGCCGTTCCGAGGGAAGCGAAACACGCCTGCGAATCTTCCGATTATCAATCGGAAGTTGGCTGAGTTGCATGGGATGAGCGAGGACGAGATGGCGGCGCAGACGACTTTGAATGCGCGGGACTTTTTTGGGTTTTAA